One segment of Cynocephalus volans isolate mCynVol1 chromosome 8, mCynVol1.pri, whole genome shotgun sequence DNA contains the following:
- the LOC134385034 gene encoding LOW QUALITY PROTEIN: uncharacterized protein LOC134385034 (The sequence of the model RefSeq protein was modified relative to this genomic sequence to represent the inferred CDS: deleted 1 base in 1 codon; substituted 1 base at 1 genomic stop codon) — MGQGALTPLSLTLDHWKDVKARAHNLSMEIKKGKWQTFCSSEWPTFGVGWPPEGTFDLSVIFAVKKIVFQETGGHPDQVAYVVVWQDLAQNPPPWVPPSSKVAVVSGSENTQRPPTRKPSAPPQPPVLPTPDDLFSLSEPPPYPAAPLPPLAPQGNRSAPGRAPGDPSPEGPAAGTRSRQPRSPRDGSGPDSTVALPLRAIGPPAEPNGLVPLQYWPFSSADLYNWKSNHPSFSEKPAGLTGLLESLMFSHQPTWDDCQQLLQILFTTEERERILLEARKNVLGDNGAPTQLENLINEAFPLNRPQWDYNTAEGRERLLVYRRTLVAGLKGAARRPTNLAKVREVLQGPAEPPSVFLERLMEAYRRYTPFEPSSEGQQAAVTMAFIGQSAPDIKKRLQRLEGLQDLSLQDLVKEAEKVYHKRETEEERQEREKKETEERERRRDKRQEKNLTRILAAVVGERGSRDRQTGNLSNRAKKTPRDGRPPLDKDQCAYCKEKGHWARECPRKKNIREAKVLSLDDXGSRGSDPLPEPRVTLTVEGTPIEFLVDTGAEHSVLTQPMGKVGSRRTVVVGATGSKVYPWTTQRLLRVGHRQVTHSFLVIPECPAPLLGRDILTKLKAQIQFSTEGPQVTWGDHSTMCLVLNLEEEYRLYEKPASPSIDPSWLQLFPTVWAEKTGMGLANNVPPVVVELKSGASPVAVRQYPMTKEAREGIRPHIQRFLDLGVLVPCQSPWNTPLLPVKKPGTNDYRPVQDLREINKRVQDIHPTVPNPYSLLSSLPPSHTWYSVLDLKDAFFCLRLHPNSQPLFAFEWRDPEKGNTGQLTWTRLPQGFKNSPTLFDEALHRDLAPFRALNPQVILLQYVDDLLVAAPTYEGCKRGTQKLLQELSKLGYRVSAKKAQLCQKEVTYLGYLLKGGKRWLTPARKATVMKIPTPTTPRQVREFLGTAGFCRLWIPGFASLAAPLYPLTRENIPFTWTEEHQKAFDHIKKALLSAPALALPDLTKSFTLYVDERAGVARGVLTQTLGPWRRPVAYLSKKLDPVASGWPTCLKAVAAVALLLKDADKLTLGQNVTVIASHSLESIVRQPPNRWMTNARMTHYQSLLLNERISFAPPAVLNPATLLPVESESTPVHQCSEILAEEAGTRRDLKDQPLPGVPAWYTDGSSFIAEGKKKAGAAIVDGKRTVWASSLPEGTSAQKAELIALTQALRLAEGKNINIYTDSRYAFATAHIHGAIYKQRGLLTSAGKDIKNKQEILALLEAIYLPKQVAIIHCPGHQRGNNPVAAGNRRADEAAKQAALSVKVLTKTTKLQEPIEPAQARTKPRELTPDQGKEFIQRLHQLTHLGPEKLLQLASRTSLSIPNLRSTVQEVANRCPACAMTNAATTYRETGKRQRGDRPGVYWEVDFTEVKPGRYRNKYLLVFVDTFSGWVEAFPTKTETALTVCKKILEEILPRFGIPKVIGSDNGPAFVAQVSQGLATQLGINWKLHCAYRPQSSGQVERMNRTIKETLTKLALETGGKDWVALLPLALFRARNTPGQFGLTPYEILYGGPPPILELGETLGPDDNFLPVLFTHLKALEVVKTQIWDQIKETYQPGTIAVPHPFQVGDRVLVRRHRPSNLEPRWKGPYLVLLTTPTAVKVDGIAAWVHASHLKPAPPPAPNETWELERTDHPLKL, encoded by the exons atggggcaaggtgcccttacgcctctctcccttactctagatcattggaaagatgtcaaagccagggctcacaatctgtccatggagatcaaaaaaggaaaatggcagactttctgttcgtctgagtggcccacattcggcgtaggttggccgccagagggaacctttgacctttctgtcatttttgcagttaaaaagattgtttttcaggagaccggaggacacccggaccaggttgcctatgtcgtggtatggcaagacctcgcccagaatccccctccctgggtgccaccctccagcaaagtcgctgttgtttcgggatcagaaaatactcaaaggccacctacaaggaagccttccgcccctccccaaccccccgtcctcccgacaccagatgacctattttctctctctgaacccccaccttacccggcggctccgctgccccctctggcccctcagggaaacagatcggcaccaggccgagcgcccggtgatcctagccctgagggaccggctgcggggactaggagccgccaacctcgcagtccgagagacggctccggtcctgactccaccgtagctttgcccctccgagccatagggcccccagctgagccaaatggcttggtccctttgcagtattggcctttttcctcagcagatctttacaattggaagtctaaccatccttctttttctgaaaaaccagcaggtctcacgggacttcttgagtcccttatgttctctcaccagcccacttgggacgattgccaacagctactccagatcctcttcaccactgaagagcgagaaaggattcttctggaggcccgcaagaacgttctcggggataacggggcccctacacaactcgagaacctcattaatgaggctttccccctcaatcgacctcaatgggattacaacacggccgaaggtagggagcgtcttctggtctaccgccggactctagtggcaggtctcaaaggggcagcccggcgccccaccaatttggccaaggtaagagaggtcttgcagggaccggcagaacccccttcggttttcttagaacgcctaatggaggcctatagaaggtacactccgtttgaaccctcttctgaggggcagcaggctgcggtcacaatggccttcatcggccagtcagccccagacattaaaaaaaggttacaaagactagaggggctccaagacctttccttacaagacttagtaaaggaggcagaaaaggtgtaccacaagagagaaacagaagaagaaagacaggaaagagaaaaaaaagagacagaagagagagagaggcggcgtgataaacgccaagaaaaaaatttaactaggattttggccgcagtggtaggtgaaagagggtctagagataggcagacagggaacctgagcaaccgggcaaagaaaacacctagggatggaagaccccctctagacaaagaccaatgcgcgtactgtaaagagaagggtcactgggcaagagaatgtccccggaaaaagaacatcagagaagccaaggttctatccctagatgactaggggagtcggggttcggaccccctccccgaacctagggtaacattgacagtggaggggacccccatcgagtttctggtcgataccggggctgaacattcggtgctgacccaacccatggggaaggtagggtccaggcggacagtcgtagtaggagcgaccggcagcaaagtctacccctggaccactcagagacttttaagggtcggacataggcaagtgacccattcctttttggtcatacctgagtgccctgctcctctgttgggccgggacatcctgaccaaactaaaggctcaaatccagttttccacagagggcccacaagtaacatggggagatcactctaccatgtgcctggtcctaaacctagaagaagaataccggctgtatgaaaagccggcctctccctccatcgacccatcctggctccaactttttcccaccgtatgggcagaaaagacaggtatgggactggccaataacgtcccaccagtagtagtagagctgaaatcaggtgcctcaccggtggccgtccgacagtatccaatgactaaagaagcccgggaaggcatcagaccccacatccaaaggttcttagacctaggggtcttagtgccctgccaatcgccctggaacacccctctgctaccagtaaaaaagccagggaccaatgactatcggccagtccaagacttgagagaaattaacaaaagggtgcaggacattcatcccacggtcccaaatccatacagcctcctgagttcccttccgcctagtcacacttggtactcagtcctggatctcaaggatgcctttttttgcctcagactacaccccaacagccagccactgttcgcgttcgagtggagagacccagaaaaaggtaacacaggtcagctgacctggacacggctgccacaggggttcaaaaattctcccactctcttcgacgaggccctccaccgagatttagctccttttagggctctcaacccccaggtcatattactccaatatgtggacgacctcctagtggcagctcccacatatgaaggctgcaaaagagggacacaaaagctcttgcaggaactgagtaagttggggtaccgggtatcagctaaaaaggcccagttatgccagaaagaggtcacctatttggggtacctgctcaaagggggaaaaagatggctgaccccggcccggaaagctacagttatgaagatccctactcccacaacccccaggcaggtccgcgaatttctgggtactgccggattctgcaggctctggattcctgggtttgcttccctggctgcacccttgtaccccctgacaagggaaaacattccttttacctggactgaggagcatcaaaaggcttttgaccacataaaaaaagccttgctgtctgcccccgccttggctctcccagacctcaccaaatcatttactctgtacgtagatgaaagagccggtgtagcccgaggagtgcttactcagaccctaggaccatggcgacggccagtagcttatctatcaaaaaaactggatccagtggccagtgggtggccaacctgcctaaaagcggttgctgcagtggcactcctcctcaaagacgctgataagttaaccttggggcaaaatgtgactgtgattgcttcccacagcctcgaaagtatcgtgcggcagccccccaatcggtggatgaccaatgccagaatgactcattaccagagtttgctgctaaacgaaagaatatctttcgcgccccctgctgtcctgaacccagctaccctactaccagtcgagtcagaatccaccccagtacaccaatgctcagaaatccttgctgaagaagctgggactcgacgggacctgaaggaccagccattgcccggagtgcctgcctggtatacagacggtagcagcttcattgcggaaggtaagaagaaagcaggggccgccatcgtagatggcaaacggacggtatgggcaagcagcctgccagaagggacatcagcccagaaggccgagctaatagccttgacgcaggcattacgcctagccgaaggaaaaaacatcaacatctacacggacagcaggtatgcttttgccactgctcacattcatggggcaatatataaacagaggggactgctcacttctgctggaaaagacattaaaaataaacaagaaattctggctctgctagaggccatttacctccctaagcaggtcgccattatccactgcccaggccaccagagaggaaataaccctgtggcggccgggaaccggagggccgacgaggctgcaaaacaagccgccctgtcggtcaaggtgctaacaaaaactacaaagcttcaagagccaatcgagcctgctcaagctaggaccaagccaagagagctcactcctgaccagggaaaagaattcattcagcggttacatcagctaacacacttaggaccagaaaagctccttcaactggcaagccgcaccagcctctccatcccgaacctccggtccactgttcaagaagtcgccaatcggtgtccagcttgcgccatgactaatgcggctaccacctaccgagagaccggaaaaagacaacggggagatcgacccggcgtatactgggaagtagactttacagaggtaaagcctggccggtatagaaacaagtatctgctagtatttgtagatactttctctggatgggtagaagcttttcctaccaaaacggaaacggccctgactgtatgtaaaaagatactagaagaaatcctgccccgtttcgggatccctaaggtgatcgggtcagataatggcccagcctttgttgctcaggtaagccagggactagccacacaactggggataaattggaaattacattgtgcgtataggccccagagctcaggtcaagtagagagaatgaatagaaccatcaaagagaccttaactaaattggccttagagaccggtggaaaagactgggtggccctccttcccttagcgctgttcagagccaggaatacccctggccagttcggtctaactccctatgaaatcctctacggggga cccccccccatacttgagttgggagaaacactgggtcccgatgataattttctccctgtcttatttacccacttaaaggctctagaagttgtgaagacccagatttgggaccagatcaaagagacatatcagcccggtaccatagctgtcccccacccgttccaggtcggagaccgagtgctggtcagacgccatcgacccagcaaccttgagcctcggtggaaaggcccgtatctggtattgctgaccaccccgaccgcagtaaaagttgatggcatcgctgcctgggtccatgcttcccatctcaagcctgcaccacccccggcaccaaacgagacctgggagctggaaaggactgatcatcctcttaagctg